A single window of Brevundimonas vitisensis DNA harbors:
- a CDS encoding 8-oxoguanine DNA glycosylase OGG fold protein has product MTDDILQFATDESFRLKNWRKHRDDERHGAPYQHAADYDALDGQRFTRAIVFEHFDVSDLKGVISTIKWGYPKGSLPGGGWHAFSDAFRSSSFSDALNSLRAQPRSANETVAMLNMCVKGVGTATTTKIAYFARLTTNEGPCLIYDSMVRRAIAQSAEPEFADLKATLNRSKRDLTPIQQERTYGAYITSVIETAKRRGLTPEVVELDLFTSGRQLPSK; this is encoded by the coding sequence ATGACTGACGATATTCTCCAGTTCGCTACGGACGAGAGCTTCCGGTTGAAGAACTGGCGCAAGCATCGTGATGATGAGCGTCACGGGGCACCCTACCAACACGCTGCTGACTACGATGCGCTCGACGGCCAAAGGTTCACCCGCGCCATAGTGTTTGAGCACTTCGACGTCTCCGACCTGAAGGGCGTGATCTCCACGATCAAGTGGGGCTACCCAAAGGGCAGTCTGCCCGGCGGTGGATGGCACGCCTTCTCCGACGCCTTCCGCTCATCCAGCTTCAGCGACGCCCTCAACAGCTTGCGCGCCCAGCCACGCTCGGCAAACGAGACGGTGGCGATGCTGAACATGTGCGTGAAAGGCGTCGGCACAGCGACAACGACCAAGATTGCCTACTTTGCGCGGCTCACGACCAACGAAGGTCCATGTCTGATCTACGACTCCATGGTGCGCCGGGCGATTGCCCAGAGCGCGGAACCGGAGTTCGCGGACCTTAAGGCCACGCTGAACCGGTCAAAGCGTGATCTGACGCCCATCCAACAAGAGCGCACCTACGGTGCCTACATCACCAGCGTTATCGAAACAGCGAAGCGGCGCGGGCTGACGCCTGAAGTTGTTGAACTCGACCTGTTCACGAGCGGACGCCAGCTTCCATCAAAGTGA
- a CDS encoding DUF5677 domain-containing protein, whose protein sequence is MSSTNIILAPTPEIRAACDLIDDAIGRFLSARGRTLDGYAELGRYEADRAALPLFNVAIRSVEGVLALARTDLVLFPAAMMAARGAFETSLKAAWLVDCDAHFDRERRWLQLLESEERMEARLAGHLAKAGQDGSDRLKRRDELRAFRLEIERRFPDGYAALKGAPSVEQMMETLHDPQLYVAYIYLSQFLHGERAAASYYTPTSQPRRDAVTADDWSFPLKVVWLAFFRGARKLLVRFGGDPDSFMSEGEEVEVRNALAMVG, encoded by the coding sequence ATGAGCAGCACGAACATCATCCTTGCGCCTACCCCCGAGATACGCGCGGCGTGCGATCTCATCGACGATGCCATCGGCCGGTTCCTTTCAGCCCGTGGGCGAACGCTTGATGGCTATGCGGAACTCGGCCGATACGAAGCGGATCGGGCCGCCTTGCCGCTGTTCAACGTCGCGATCAGGTCCGTGGAAGGCGTGCTGGCTCTCGCACGAACCGATCTGGTGTTGTTCCCCGCAGCGATGATGGCGGCGCGGGGTGCCTTCGAAACAAGCCTGAAGGCTGCTTGGCTCGTTGACTGTGACGCCCATTTCGACCGTGAACGACGTTGGCTTCAGTTGCTGGAAAGCGAAGAGCGGATGGAGGCTCGGCTGGCGGGCCATCTGGCGAAGGCAGGACAAGACGGCTCTGACCGACTGAAACGACGTGATGAGCTTCGAGCCTTCCGACTTGAGATCGAGCGTCGGTTCCCTGATGGCTACGCGGCATTGAAGGGTGCCCCGTCTGTCGAACAGATGATGGAGACCCTGCACGACCCCCAACTCTACGTCGCCTACATCTATCTTTCGCAGTTCCTGCACGGTGAGCGGGCTGCGGCATCCTACTACACACCGACCAGCCAACCTCGGCGTGACGCGGTGACGGCCGATGATTGGTCCTTCCCGCTCAAGGTGGTGTGGCTGGCCTTCTTCCGTGGCGCACGCAAGCTGCTGGTGCGGTTCGGCGGCGACCCGGACAGCTTCATGTCGGAAGGTGAAGAGGTCGAAGTTCGCAACGCTCTGGCGATGGTCGGATAG
- a CDS encoding recombinase family protein: MSTADKNQTVENQLRDLRAVAQRQDWEIVATFLDEGISGAKGRDKRPGFDALLKGVARRDFDLIACFSVCRIGRSLPDLIHFLGDIQTKNVDLYVHTQGLDTSTPSGRMMFSMLGVFAEFERAIHRERVFSGLRRTTKKSGRKPMPDDRVEAIRKSLRDGQGIRATARLHRASPMTVMAIKRSMESVPA; the protein is encoded by the coding sequence GTGAGCACGGCCGATAAAAACCAGACCGTCGAGAACCAACTTCGTGATCTGCGAGCCGTGGCCCAGAGGCAGGACTGGGAGATCGTGGCGACGTTCCTCGACGAGGGCATATCCGGCGCCAAGGGACGAGACAAACGACCGGGCTTCGACGCCTTACTGAAAGGGGTCGCACGCAGGGATTTCGATCTGATCGCTTGCTTCTCGGTCTGTAGGATCGGCCGATCCCTGCCTGACCTGATCCACTTCCTCGGCGACATCCAAACCAAGAACGTGGACCTCTACGTCCACACGCAGGGCCTCGACACCTCGACACCCTCCGGCCGGATGATGTTCTCGATGCTTGGCGTTTTTGCCGAATTCGAGAGGGCCATTCATAGGGAGCGCGTGTTCTCGGGGCTGCGTCGGACGACCAAGAAGAGCGGTCGCAAGCCCATGCCTGACGACCGTGTGGAAGCGATCAGGAAATCGTTGCGGGACGGTCAGGGCATCCGCGCCACCGCCCGGCTCCATCGTGCATCGCCCATGACCGTGATGGCCATCAAGCGTTCGATGGAGAGCGTCCCGGCTTAA
- a CDS encoding anti-phage dCTP deaminase: MDLKPADAELIIGIVARIGVDTPEVISTLKEELQAYDYEAVEIHTTDLLIGLKKPLNIIQEPADKRYESLISACNDFRADTELPDIMAQLAMLEITRLRGQTGLGTSTERRVAYIINQIKRPEEFELLRSVYGEHYVQMSCHATLKSREERLSRKIVAGHPESPRASSWDAVVSELIQKDEAQEDQPFGQRVRDVFPLSDVVIDARDRARIKTTTERFLRALFGDNSVTPTPAEYGMELANTASQRSSDLSRQVGAAVLNQHNEVQALGCNEVPRAGGGTYWEGDVPDGREFNRGEDANEARKRAVLMDLALRLEKAGAFKKNLKTAAEISDFLFKRKDKIIKDAQIMDSLEYGRSVHAEMNAITDAARSGRAIRGCRLFVNTFPCHNCAKHIVASGICDVFYLRPYPKSYAAELFDDSIVIDPDQSSTTQVNFRQFIGVTGPMYSRVFTKSRWKREGGLVPTFVKKGGSFIRRTPVPAYPGVEALLLADLSSVLTAKGYLDAAPSPPVS; the protein is encoded by the coding sequence ATGGACCTTAAACCCGCTGACGCTGAGTTGATTATCGGCATTGTGGCCCGCATTGGGGTTGATACGCCTGAAGTCATAAGCACCCTAAAGGAAGAGCTTCAGGCTTACGATTACGAAGCGGTCGAAATTCACACCACAGACCTGTTAATAGGTCTTAAGAAGCCGTTAAATATCATCCAAGAACCGGCGGACAAGCGATACGAAAGCTTGATCTCTGCTTGCAATGATTTCCGCGCGGATACGGAACTCCCCGATATCATGGCACAGTTGGCCATGTTGGAAATCACCCGTCTCAGAGGCCAGACTGGCTTGGGGACCAGCACCGAGCGTCGCGTCGCTTACATTATAAACCAAATCAAGCGACCAGAAGAATTCGAACTTCTCCGCTCAGTCTACGGCGAGCATTATGTTCAGATGTCGTGCCACGCTACGCTCAAGTCGCGTGAAGAGCGGCTATCTCGCAAGATTGTGGCAGGGCACCCTGAAAGCCCTCGAGCGTCCTCATGGGATGCTGTCGTATCCGAACTGATCCAGAAAGATGAAGCGCAAGAGGATCAGCCGTTTGGCCAGCGTGTGAGAGATGTATTTCCTCTTTCGGATGTTGTGATTGATGCTCGTGACCGTGCCCGCATCAAGACCACGACAGAACGCTTCCTAAGAGCATTGTTCGGGGACAATTCGGTCACTCCTACGCCTGCTGAGTATGGAATGGAGTTGGCTAATACCGCCTCTCAACGCTCTTCCGATCTCTCGCGTCAGGTTGGCGCAGCAGTTCTAAACCAGCACAATGAGGTCCAAGCCCTCGGCTGCAACGAGGTGCCAAGGGCGGGAGGCGGGACATACTGGGAGGGCGATGTTCCCGATGGCCGGGAATTCAATCGAGGCGAAGATGCGAACGAGGCGCGGAAACGGGCCGTCCTCATGGACTTGGCCCTGCGGCTTGAAAAGGCCGGAGCCTTCAAAAAGAACTTAAAGACCGCCGCCGAGATCAGCGATTTCCTGTTTAAGCGCAAAGACAAGATCATCAAAGACGCCCAGATAATGGACTCTTTAGAATATGGGCGTTCAGTTCACGCAGAGATGAACGCGATCACTGATGCCGCCCGCAGTGGCAGAGCTATTAGGGGTTGCCGATTATTTGTAAATACATTCCCCTGCCACAACTGCGCCAAACATATTGTAGCAAGCGGCATTTGTGATGTGTTCTACCTGAGGCCATATCCCAAGAGCTATGCTGCTGAGCTTTTTGACGATTCCATCGTTATAGACCCCGATCAAAGCTCAACAACACAAGTGAACTTCCGACAGTTCATCGGAGTGACAGGCCCGATGTATTCTCGCGTGTTCACGAAGTCGCGCTGGAAAAGGGAGGGAGGGCTGGTCCCGACCTTTGTGAAAAAGGGCGGAAGCTTCATTCGTCGGACGCCGGTTCCAGCCTATCCCGGTGTAGAAGCCCTCCTTTTGGCAGACCTCTCGTCTGTGCTCACGGCAAAAGGCTATCTGGACGCCGCCCCCTCGCCCCCCGTTTCCTGA
- a CDS encoding site-specific integrase → MTFSDLFRHFQADPSKVRAPKTQMIYDGLLWITSSVWGENRLLTSIDRSACRELLEVLRWLPSNPAKRFPTLSAVQAAKMAKKAGLQTTLSPGSINGYMAKLRALLTFAVNEGWIDRNPATGLSVADPVRDKDKRLPFSSEQLRLIFNAPIYRGCVDDERRFATPGPNRPRRARFWIPLVALFSGMRLNEICQLDVADIQRLDGVFCFCIRDGAGQHGDDKRVKTASSARVIPVHPILLAIGFESFVAERSGGAKLFYELPRSKAGYYSDSYSKWFARFLSKVGAAQSKTCFHSFRHCYRDALREARIDHQIALSLGGWASSTSEMSEVASAYGGGYRPATLFGALEKITYPGLDLSHLTQETGGEGAASR, encoded by the coding sequence TTCCAAGCAGACCCATCGAAGGTCCGCGCACCCAAGACCCAAATGATCTACGACGGCCTTCTGTGGATCACATCGAGCGTGTGGGGCGAGAACCGTCTCCTGACGTCCATAGACCGTTCTGCGTGCCGTGAGTTGCTGGAGGTGCTGCGCTGGCTACCTTCGAACCCTGCAAAGCGATTTCCGACGCTGAGCGCAGTTCAAGCAGCCAAGATGGCGAAGAAGGCCGGGCTACAAACGACCCTCTCGCCCGGCTCGATCAACGGCTACATGGCGAAGCTGCGCGCCCTCCTGACGTTTGCGGTGAACGAAGGCTGGATCGACAGAAATCCGGCTACTGGCCTGTCCGTGGCCGATCCGGTGCGTGACAAGGACAAACGGCTTCCATTTTCTTCAGAGCAGCTACGGCTGATTTTCAACGCGCCGATCTATCGAGGATGCGTCGATGATGAGCGGCGTTTCGCAACGCCGGGGCCTAATCGCCCCCGACGCGCGCGCTTTTGGATTCCCTTAGTCGCGCTATTCAGCGGGATGCGGCTCAACGAAATCTGCCAGTTGGATGTCGCTGACATACAGAGGCTGGATGGCGTGTTTTGCTTCTGCATAAGGGATGGCGCGGGACAGCATGGCGACGACAAGCGAGTAAAAACCGCATCGAGCGCACGGGTCATTCCAGTGCACCCGATTCTGCTCGCAATCGGGTTTGAAAGTTTTGTTGCCGAGCGATCAGGCGGAGCAAAGTTGTTTTACGAGCTACCGCGATCAAAAGCGGGATATTATTCCGATAGCTACTCGAAATGGTTTGCACGCTTCCTTTCAAAAGTTGGAGCGGCACAATCCAAGACATGCTTTCACTCGTTCCGCCACTGCTATCGGGACGCGCTTAGAGAAGCCCGCATCGACCATCAAATCGCGCTTTCCTTAGGGGGGTGGGCATCGAGCACAAGCGAGATGTCGGAAGTTGCCTCTGCATATGGTGGCGGATACAGACCAGCGACGCTGTTTGGCGCGCTGGAGAAGATTACTTACCCCGGACTGGACCTGTCACATCTTACTCAGGAAACGGGGGGCGAGGGGGCGGCGTCCAGATAG